Proteins encoded by one window of Cyclobacteriaceae bacterium:
- the raiA gene encoding ribosome-associated translation inhibitor RaiA, whose product MKIHIQTLDFTPKQDLLDLVNEKVEKLERFSDRIVESRVVLRVEKSDKRDNKICEVRVVIPGNDLFVSKKFESFEEGIHKVTDTLQRQLKEWKEKQG is encoded by the coding sequence ATGAAAATTCATATTCAAACACTTGATTTTACCCCCAAACAAGATTTACTCGACCTGGTGAATGAAAAAGTTGAAAAGCTGGAACGCTTTAGCGATCGCATTGTTGAAAGTCGGGTGGTGTTACGGGTAGAAAAATCTGATAAACGTGACAATAAGATTTGCGAAGTGCGGGTGGTGATTCCCGGAAACGACCTGTTTGTCAGCAAAAAATTTGAGTCGTTTGAAGAGGGTATCCATAAAGTAACAGACACCCTACAACGACAATTGAAGGAGTGGAAGGAAAAGCAGGGCTGA
- a CDS encoding TerC family protein, producing the protein MNQSILWISFNIFILIMLVLDLGVFNRKSKQITVKAALGWTAFWVFLAFLFNVFVYFHLGETKAFEFFTGYVIEKSLSVDNIFVIILIFSYFKVPAEYQHKVLFWGILGALVMRIIFILAGVELIHNFHFLIYVFGGFLIFTGIRFLTQKEAPVDLDSNPFVKFLRRIFPITPEFRADNFFIRENGKLWATPLFLVVMVIEGTDLVFAVDSIPAILAISDDSFIVYTSNVFAILGLRSLYFALAGIEKYFTYLKYGLAAILIFIGVKMCIADFYKIPIEISLAFIVLTLSVAVLASMVIQSAQSGDKK; encoded by the coding sequence ATGAATCAATCAATTCTTTGGATTTCCTTTAACATCTTCATTTTGATTATGCTGGTTCTTGATTTGGGTGTATTCAACCGCAAATCAAAACAGATAACCGTGAAGGCCGCTCTTGGCTGGACAGCCTTTTGGGTCTTTCTGGCCTTTTTGTTTAACGTGTTTGTTTACTTCCACCTTGGTGAAACCAAAGCCTTTGAATTCTTTACGGGCTATGTCATTGAAAAATCGCTGAGTGTCGATAATATTTTCGTCATCATCCTGATCTTCTCCTATTTCAAAGTGCCTGCAGAATATCAACATAAGGTTTTGTTCTGGGGAATTTTAGGTGCGTTGGTCATGCGCATCATCTTCATCCTGGCTGGGGTGGAATTAATTCACAATTTCCACTTTCTCATTTATGTATTTGGTGGATTCCTCATATTCACAGGCATTCGCTTTCTTACCCAGAAAGAAGCACCGGTAGACCTGGATTCGAATCCGTTTGTGAAATTTCTTCGTAGGATTTTTCCAATCACGCCCGAGTTCAGGGCCGATAACTTCTTCATACGCGAAAATGGAAAGCTGTGGGCAACACCTTTATTCCTGGTGGTGATGGTTATTGAAGGAACCGATCTGGTTTTTGCTGTGGATAGTATTCCCGCCATACTCGCCATATCCGATGATTCGTTCATTGTCTATACCTCCAATGTATTTGCCATTTTGGGATTACGATCACTTTACTTCGCACTGGCAGGCATTGAAAAGTATTTCACCTACCTGAAGTACGGACTGGCAGCTATTCTGATTTTCATCGGAGTAAAGATGTGTATTGCCGATTTTTACAAAATACCCATAGAGATATCACTCGCTTTCATTGTGCTTACGCTTTCGGTGGCGGTTTTGGCTTCCATGGTTATTCAATCTGCTCAAAGCGGTGATAAGAAATAA
- a CDS encoding MmcQ/YjbR family DNA-binding protein has product MNIEELQALCTSFKAVTEDIKWDNDLCFSVGGKMFCVASLEKPLRISFKVDDEVFDELTLREGFMPAPYMARAKWVSVTDLTQVKQKELNQLITRSYKLVGQKLTKKVRKELRLDVN; this is encoded by the coding sequence ATGAACATTGAAGAACTTCAAGCGCTGTGCACATCATTCAAAGCAGTAACCGAAGATATCAAATGGGATAATGATTTATGTTTTTCTGTTGGCGGAAAAATGTTTTGCGTTGCATCATTGGAGAAACCGCTTCGAATCTCCTTTAAAGTAGACGATGAAGTGTTTGATGAACTGACCCTGCGCGAAGGTTTCATGCCCGCACCATACATGGCGCGTGCCAAATGGGTAAGTGTAACTGATCTCACACAGGTGAAACAGAAGGAACTGAATCAACTCATTACACGATCATACAAACTGGTCGGTCAAAAACTCACAAAGAAGGTTAGGAAAGAGCTTAGGTTGGATGTGAATTGA
- a CDS encoding DUF4382 domain-containing protein, with translation MKRVKLIPLFFLTLLSGFIMMSCSEDGKNARLEVRLTDAPGDYEEVNIDIQGVQVHASSDDTEGGWKSLDVTPGVYNLLELTNGLDTLLGAIELPAGRISQVRLILGNNNTLKVDGETHSLTTPSAQQSGLKLNVNADLIEGITYTLLLDFDAARSIVIAGASGKYLLKPVIRTITEATSGAIAGTISEPLAKPAVYAIVADDTLGTTYANDEGKFLIKGLQPGSYTVSFSPVTGYSIADITDVAVTLGNVTDLGEVAVDVEE, from the coding sequence ATGAAACGCGTGAAATTGATTCCCTTATTCTTTCTGACCCTTCTTTCAGGATTTATCATGATGTCCTGTTCAGAAGATGGAAAAAATGCACGGTTGGAAGTACGTCTGACTGACGCACCCGGTGATTATGAAGAAGTGAACATTGATATTCAGGGCGTTCAGGTACACGCTTCCAGTGATGATACGGAAGGCGGATGGAAATCCCTGGATGTTACCCCCGGGGTGTATAACCTGCTTGAACTGACTAATGGATTGGATACATTGTTGGGAGCAATTGAGTTACCGGCTGGTCGCATTTCACAAGTACGATTGATTTTAGGAAACAACAACACGCTTAAGGTAGATGGTGAAACCCATTCACTGACTACGCCAAGTGCACAGCAGAGCGGGTTAAAGCTGAATGTTAATGCCGATTTGATTGAAGGGATTACATACACCCTGTTGCTTGATTTCGATGCAGCCCGTTCAATTGTTATAGCGGGTGCCAGCGGCAAGTATTTGTTGAAGCCGGTTATCCGAACCATTACAGAAGCCACCAGTGGTGCCATTGCCGGAACGATTTCCGAGCCATTGGCAAAACCAGCCGTTTATGCCATTGTTGCTGATGACACGTTAGGTACTACGTACGCCAACGATGAGGGTAAGTTTTTGATTAAGGGCTTACAGCCGGGTTCCTATACCGTTTCTTTTTCGCCTGTAACCGGATATTCGATTGCTGACATTACGGATGTTGCGGTAACCTTGGGAAATGTGACCGATTTGGGTGAAGTGGCGGTTGATGTAGAAGAATAA
- a CDS encoding DUF4918 family protein, whose translation MTWAERIITFNQSLKIEAKLPKGVEVLNPFTDTLTCELSKKFYFRYYNDSNPRTLILGINPGRFGAGLTGVPFTDPIKLEERCGIANTLPKKAELSADFIWMMIDAYGGPEKFFSQYYISSISPLGFTLDGKNLNYYDDKRLEQAITPFAVDSLHKQLEFGLKTDVCYCLGEGKNIQYLSKLNEVNHFFETLISLPHPRFIMQYRRKRLDEFLALYIRQLR comes from the coding sequence ATGACCTGGGCCGAGCGGATTATTACTTTTAATCAATCATTAAAAATTGAGGCTAAACTCCCAAAAGGCGTGGAGGTGCTTAATCCGTTTACCGATACGCTTACATGTGAGCTCAGTAAAAAATTTTATTTCAGGTATTACAATGACTCAAATCCGAGAACTTTGATACTCGGCATTAATCCGGGGCGATTTGGTGCCGGTTTAACCGGGGTTCCATTTACTGATCCCATCAAGTTGGAAGAACGTTGTGGCATTGCCAACACCCTTCCAAAAAAAGCTGAGCTTTCTGCGGATTTTATCTGGATGATGATTGATGCCTATGGAGGCCCGGAAAAATTTTTCAGTCAATATTATATCAGTTCGATTAGTCCGCTGGGGTTTACCCTTGATGGGAAAAACTTAAATTATTATGACGATAAACGGTTGGAGCAAGCCATTACACCGTTTGCTGTCGATAGCCTTCATAAGCAACTTGAATTTGGTTTAAAAACTGATGTGTGTTATTGCCTTGGGGAGGGAAAGAATATTCAATATTTATCAAAACTGAATGAGGTAAATCACTTTTTTGAAACCCTCATTTCGCTTCCCCATCCGCGTTTTATTATGCAATACCGCAGAAAAAGGCTGGATGAATTTTTAGCGCTTTATATCCGCCAACTCCGGTAA
- a CDS encoding prolyl oligopeptidase family serine peptidase yields MKRILYVLLVLCGTTLFAQENLTYQRPPEEIARLLEAPLTPFVTFSPDKQWMLQLERSDYPTIEQLSRPELRIAGMRMNPANFGPSRGNYIIGITAKRIKDGQEVAIKNLPANLLISSASFSPDSKKLAFLQNNPDGIELWVVDMTTFTASKVTDRKINAVFGGAFEWLSDSQHILFTAVPQNLKALPEKSRVPAGPIVEENLGKRVPSRTYQDLMKNPYDESVFDYYTTTDLVLKNIGGEEKVISPSKIHYNFSPSPDGKLILTETIQRPYSYLVTVYSFPKQVNVLDTNGKLVVDVATIPLTDYIPTAFNATQREPRSHNWRADKPATLYWAHAQDGGDPKTKADIRDKVFTWDFPFKDEPKELISLPLRYSRVAWGNDQVAWVYERWTSDRKERVYQVNPTSGAKKTVFDRNYEDAYNDPGSVLTEVNAYGRYVLTINKDNSVYLTGQGASPQGNMPFLDKMDLNTGKKSRLWQCQAPYYEYVVTLLDPKKRVFVTSRESNTENPNYYLRTAGSTKSTQLTAFAHPYPQIKDVKKEVLKYKRNDGVELTADLYLPQGYKKEDGPLPGLVWAYPREFKSADAAGQVKTSPHMFTRLSWGGPIYWVTRGYAVLDNASMPIIGEGDKEPNDTYIQQLVASAQAVVDHAASLGVVDPNRVGVGGHSYGAFMTANLLAHSDIFKAGIARSGAYNRTLTPFGFQAEERTYWQAPEIYYQMSPFSYADKLKEPILFIHGEADNNSGTFPIQTERFYNAIKGHGGTSRYVVLPYESHGYAAKESILHTLWEMDRWLETYVKNAEKQARK; encoded by the coding sequence ATGAAAAGAATCCTATACGTTTTACTGGTTCTATGCGGCACAACGCTGTTCGCACAGGAAAACCTTACGTATCAGCGACCACCGGAAGAAATTGCCCGGTTGTTGGAAGCACCGCTTACACCGTTCGTAACATTTTCGCCCGATAAGCAGTGGATGTTGCAATTGGAGCGTTCCGATTATCCAACCATTGAGCAACTTTCGCGGCCCGAATTGCGCATCGCGGGTATGCGCATGAACCCGGCCAACTTTGGCCCCAGCCGGGGGAATTATATCATTGGCATTACCGCCAAACGAATTAAGGATGGCCAGGAGGTGGCTATAAAAAATCTTCCGGCAAACCTGTTGATTAGCAGCGCAAGCTTTTCGCCCGACAGCAAGAAGTTGGCGTTTCTGCAAAACAATCCTGATGGCATTGAGCTGTGGGTAGTGGATATGACCACATTTACAGCATCAAAAGTGACCGATCGAAAAATCAATGCTGTTTTTGGTGGAGCGTTCGAATGGCTATCGGACTCACAGCATATATTGTTTACTGCCGTTCCGCAAAACCTGAAGGCCCTCCCGGAAAAGAGCCGCGTACCAGCCGGACCAATTGTTGAAGAGAACCTGGGTAAGCGCGTGCCTTCCCGCACGTATCAGGATTTGATGAAAAATCCGTACGATGAATCCGTCTTCGATTATTATACCACTACTGATCTTGTGCTGAAAAATATTGGCGGAGAAGAAAAAGTAATAAGTCCTTCAAAAATTCATTACAACTTTTCTCCATCACCCGATGGAAAACTAATTCTGACAGAAACCATTCAGCGTCCATACTCTTACCTGGTTACAGTTTACAGTTTTCCAAAACAAGTGAACGTGTTGGACACCAACGGTAAACTGGTTGTGGATGTAGCCACCATTCCGTTAACAGACTACATACCGACAGCCTTCAACGCAACACAACGCGAACCACGTAGCCACAATTGGCGAGCCGATAAACCGGCTACCTTGTACTGGGCGCATGCGCAGGATGGAGGCGATCCAAAAACAAAAGCTGACATCCGTGACAAGGTGTTTACCTGGGACTTTCCCTTTAAGGATGAACCAAAAGAATTGATCAGCTTACCCCTTCGCTACTCCCGTGTTGCTTGGGGTAACGATCAGGTGGCGTGGGTGTATGAACGCTGGACCAGCGATCGTAAAGAACGTGTGTACCAGGTTAACCCGACTTCGGGTGCAAAGAAAACCGTGTTTGACAGAAACTATGAAGATGCTTACAATGATCCGGGGAGCGTGCTTACCGAAGTCAATGCTTATGGTCGTTATGTATTAACCATTAATAAAGACAACAGCGTTTACCTGACCGGTCAGGGGGCAAGCCCGCAAGGCAACATGCCGTTTTTGGATAAGATGGATTTGAACACCGGAAAAAAATCACGGTTGTGGCAATGCCAGGCACCGTACTATGAATACGTAGTAACCTTGCTGGATCCAAAAAAGCGTGTGTTTGTTACTTCGCGCGAATCGAATACCGAAAACCCGAATTACTATTTACGTACAGCCGGATCAACCAAATCAACTCAACTTACTGCTTTCGCACACCCATATCCACAGATAAAAGATGTTAAGAAAGAAGTGTTGAAGTATAAGCGCAATGATGGTGTGGAGTTAACTGCCGATCTCTATCTGCCTCAAGGCTATAAGAAAGAAGATGGTCCGTTACCGGGATTGGTTTGGGCGTATCCGCGCGAATTCAAATCGGCTGATGCTGCAGGGCAGGTCAAAACGTCTCCGCATATGTTTACCCGTTTAAGTTGGGGCGGACCGATTTACTGGGTAACGCGTGGCTATGCCGTGCTCGATAATGCTTCTATGCCCATTATTGGTGAAGGCGACAAAGAACCGAACGACACGTACATTCAGCAACTGGTAGCCAGTGCACAAGCTGTGGTTGATCATGCTGCATCATTAGGTGTTGTTGATCCGAATCGTGTGGGCGTTGGCGGGCATTCGTATGGCGCTTTCATGACAGCCAATTTGCTGGCACACTCCGACATTTTCAAAGCCGGTATTGCACGAAGCGGTGCATACAACCGAACGTTAACGCCATTTGGTTTTCAGGCCGAGGAGCGTACGTATTGGCAGGCACCTGAAATTTATTACCAGATGTCGCCTTTCTCGTATGCCGATAAGTTGAAAGAACCGATTTTATTTATTCACGGTGAAGCCGACAATAACTCGGGCACTTTCCCCATCCAGACAGAGCGTTTTTATAACGCCATTAAAGGCCATGGTGGAACATCGCGTTATGTAGTGTTGCCGTACGAAAGCCACGGCTATGCGGCTAAAGAAAGTATTTTGCATACGTTGTGGGAAATGGATCGCTGGCTGGAGACCTACGTGAAAAATGCAGAGAAGCAGGCACGTAAGTAA
- the dnaX gene encoding DNA polymerase III subunit gamma/tau: MDNFVVSARKYRPTGFAEVVGQEHITTTLKNAIDNNKLAQALLFCGPRGVGKTTCARIVARLINGFEEKAETNTLNIFELDAASNNSVEDIRSLIDQVRYPPQFGKFKVYIIDEVHMLSNAAFNAFLKTLEEPPPYAIFILATTEKHKVIPTILSRCQIFDFNRIQISDISGHLKTIAKHEGIKAEDEALHLIAQKADGALRDALSIFDLMVTYSSGKGITFKNVLSNLHILDYDYYFSVVDALLTQNHTQPLLILDEILKKGFDGQNFIVGLSEHFRNLLVSQDARTTQLMEVPENVKKKYAEQAQAAPPSLLLSWLNIANQCDINYKSSKNQRLSVELALMKMAHVQSVLNLASLPQQEAVKKKLVTNP, encoded by the coding sequence ATGGATAATTTTGTCGTTTCGGCACGAAAATACCGGCCTACCGGGTTCGCTGAGGTGGTGGGACAAGAGCACATTACCACCACGCTCAAAAATGCCATCGACAATAATAAACTGGCGCAGGCCCTCCTGTTTTGTGGCCCGCGGGGGGTAGGAAAAACCACTTGTGCGCGTATTGTAGCCCGGCTGATCAATGGATTTGAAGAAAAAGCCGAAACCAATACACTCAATATTTTTGAGTTGGATGCCGCCTCGAACAATTCGGTGGAAGACATCCGTAGCCTGATCGACCAGGTACGCTACCCGCCCCAATTCGGCAAATTCAAAGTATATATAATAGACGAGGTTCACATGCTCTCCAATGCGGCTTTCAATGCTTTTTTGAAAACGCTTGAAGAACCACCGCCATATGCCATTTTCATTCTGGCTACTACCGAAAAGCATAAGGTTATTCCAACCATCCTTTCGCGATGCCAGATTTTTGATTTCAACCGGATTCAGATTTCCGACATCAGCGGTCATTTAAAAACAATCGCCAAGCATGAAGGCATCAAGGCGGAAGATGAAGCCTTGCACCTGATTGCCCAAAAAGCCGATGGTGCGCTGCGCGATGCGTTATCGATTTTCGATTTGATGGTGACTTATTCCTCAGGTAAAGGAATCACCTTCAAAAATGTGCTCAGCAACCTGCACATTCTCGACTACGATTACTATTTCTCGGTGGTGGATGCCTTGCTTACGCAGAACCACACCCAACCTTTGTTGATTTTGGACGAAATCCTGAAAAAAGGTTTTGACGGACAAAATTTCATTGTGGGATTGAGTGAGCACTTCCGGAATTTGCTGGTATCGCAGGATGCGCGCACCACACAACTGATGGAAGTACCGGAAAATGTAAAGAAAAAATATGCCGAGCAGGCACAGGCTGCTCCGCCTTCCCTCCTGCTTTCTTGGCTCAACATTGCCAATCAATGCGACATCAACTACAAGAGCAGCAAAAACCAGCGCCTTTCTGTTGAGTTGGCGTTGATGAAAATGGCGCATGTACAATCCGTGCTTAACCTGGCATCACTTCCTCAACAAGAGGCAGTAAAAAAAAAATTAGTGACGAACCCGTAG
- a CDS encoding DUF3078 domain-containing protein, producing the protein MLKKTLLLSTFSLCVMLLCSHSLQAQIVKPDTTSNWKKRFMFNASFNQASFSSNWKAGGINSVGLNGALNYKANYAKDKITWDNEIDFLYGFVNNSGQGFRKTLDRMFFDTKVGYKISDKWDLFTSLNFLSQFTEGYRYNDDDTQDLISDIFAPAFITSAWGLQYQPAPYFKVRIAPFAPRVTILSDNNGRFDAVDPVSPYGVLLGETTRFEWLAFQATADFDKDIAKNLNLKWRYMLFANYETLEGKTIDHRLDLMLTAQVNRFISVGLGGILIYDFDQDDEVQLSQNFNFGFRYTFQNYEEKK; encoded by the coding sequence ATGTTGAAAAAGACTCTATTGCTGAGCACGTTTTCACTTTGTGTCATGCTGCTCTGTTCCCATTCACTTCAAGCGCAAATTGTTAAGCCTGATACTACTTCCAATTGGAAGAAGCGGTTTATGTTTAATGCAAGTTTCAACCAGGCATCTTTTTCATCGAACTGGAAGGCTGGTGGAATTAACTCGGTTGGTTTGAACGGAGCCCTTAATTACAAGGCCAACTACGCCAAAGACAAAATTACCTGGGATAATGAAATTGATTTTCTGTACGGTTTCGTAAACAACAGTGGCCAGGGTTTTCGTAAAACACTCGACCGCATGTTTTTTGATACCAAGGTGGGCTATAAGATCAGCGATAAATGGGACTTGTTCACATCGTTGAATTTTCTCAGCCAGTTTACAGAAGGGTATCGCTACAACGATGATGATACCCAGGATCTGATCTCCGATATTTTTGCTCCGGCATTTATCACGTCAGCATGGGGTTTACAATATCAGCCGGCCCCTTATTTTAAAGTGCGTATTGCACCGTTTGCACCCAGGGTTACGATTCTAAGTGATAATAACGGTCGTTTCGATGCGGTTGATCCGGTAAGTCCGTATGGCGTGTTGTTGGGCGAGACAACACGTTTTGAGTGGCTGGCGTTTCAGGCAACAGCTGATTTCGATAAGGACATTGCCAAAAACCTGAATTTGAAATGGCGTTACATGTTGTTTGCGAATTATGAAACGCTTGAAGGAAAGACTATCGACCACCGCCTTGATTTGATGCTTACCGCACAGGTGAACCGCTTTATCAGCGTGGGGCTGGGTGGTATTTTAATTTACGATTTCGATCAGGATGATGAAGTGCAGCTGAGCCAGAACTTCAATTTTGGATTCCGGTACACGTTCCAGAATTACGAGGAAAAGAAGTAG
- a CDS encoding response regulator — protein sequence MQTDTKSIDLVMLVDDNDTDNFISKRIIEITKFSKRVEAKGSGKAALDYLRENENNPENLPTLIFLDINMPIVDGFVFLYEFEKFNELVRNKCKVIILSSSDNKRDIDKIVNNNHVIKFITKPLTEVALEEIKLNNI from the coding sequence ATGCAAACGGATACAAAATCCATTGACCTGGTGATGCTGGTTGATGATAATGACACGGATAATTTTATCAGCAAACGTATCATTGAAATCACCAAATTTTCAAAGCGGGTTGAAGCAAAAGGTTCAGGCAAGGCTGCACTGGACTACCTGCGTGAAAACGAGAATAATCCTGAAAATCTACCCACACTAATCTTCCTGGACATCAACATGCCCATTGTTGATGGTTTCGTGTTTTTGTATGAGTTCGAAAAGTTCAACGAACTGGTGCGCAACAAATGCAAAGTCATCATCTTATCCAGTTCCGATAACAAGCGCGACATCGACAAGATCGTGAATAACAACCACGTGATAAAATTCATCACCAAGCCCCTGACCGAGGTGGCCCTGGAGGAAATCAAGCTGAATAACATCTAA
- a CDS encoding LysM peptidoglycan-binding domain-containing protein — protein MRLTALFVFLLQCALAQSPEVPHKLNFAGITLTIRDDARREIQKDVDALTQYPKYFNIKVERAKTYFPIIEKIFQQERLPDDFKYLVLQESALIADAVSVSNAVGFWQFKDFTAVEMGLRVDKEIDERMNIVSSTRAAAQYLKKNNAYFNNWLYALQAYQMGAGGVMRAVKDYESGTKHMEITSQTYWYVKKYLAHKIAFEGAVKGEGEIKLLEYENRNNRSLHALAKEVSVDEEQLLAYNKWVRKGHIPHDRTYIVAIPVQGESKQTYASVTKANADFQKVGEHKKLDAKPALATRSDKKVWNGIPAIQAEAGENAATLAKRAGVGLSFFLSCNDLSITDPLVTGNYYYLKRKKNKASANVHVVRKAGERLWSVSQQYGIQLKRLERYNPTLSVNELPVGTTVLLTSANRVQTNELQAAAVEVEQDEFFNWAVAPEPVTASISNEVSASVVVTPTSKGDTTTTKVGDVGEKDKTDQNNTSPVLVEEVKPTQHTVAAGETLYALSKRYNVGVMDLVNWNNLKMEEGIKPGQVLKLTGPVEEETENDGFVVYEVQSSDTLYSVARKYGVTIKELMDWNQKKDFSVSAGEKLRIQVK, from the coding sequence ATGCGATTAACAGCCCTTTTTGTTTTCCTGCTTCAGTGTGCGCTGGCTCAAAGCCCGGAAGTGCCACACAAGTTGAACTTTGCCGGCATCACCCTCACCATTCGCGATGATGCACGCAGGGAAATCCAGAAAGATGTAGATGCACTCACGCAGTATCCCAAGTACTTCAACATAAAAGTTGAGCGTGCCAAAACATATTTTCCCATCATCGAAAAAATATTTCAGCAAGAACGCCTTCCCGATGATTTTAAATACCTGGTGTTGCAGGAGAGCGCACTGATTGCCGATGCAGTTTCCGTTTCCAATGCGGTGGGCTTCTGGCAATTCAAAGATTTTACGGCCGTGGAGATGGGCCTGCGTGTGGATAAGGAAATTGATGAACGCATGAACATTGTGTCATCCACGCGTGCAGCGGCACAGTATCTGAAAAAGAACAACGCTTATTTCAATAACTGGCTGTATGCCTTGCAAGCCTACCAGATGGGGGCTGGTGGAGTAATGCGTGCTGTTAAAGACTATGAGAGCGGTACCAAGCACATGGAGATCACCAGCCAAACATATTGGTATGTGAAAAAATACCTGGCACATAAAATTGCTTTTGAAGGTGCCGTTAAGGGTGAAGGTGAAATTAAATTGCTCGAGTACGAAAACCGCAACAACCGCTCGCTTCATGCATTGGCAAAAGAAGTTTCGGTGGATGAAGAACAATTGCTGGCTTACAACAAGTGGGTTCGTAAAGGCCATATTCCACACGACCGTACCTACATCGTAGCCATACCGGTTCAGGGTGAATCCAAACAAACATACGCATCGGTAACAAAAGCCAATGCAGACTTTCAAAAAGTTGGTGAACATAAAAAGTTAGATGCGAAACCAGCGCTAGCCACGCGTTCTGATAAAAAGGTTTGGAATGGCATACCGGCCATTCAGGCGGAAGCCGGTGAAAATGCGGCTACGCTTGCCAAACGGGCTGGTGTTGGCTTGTCATTTTTCTTGTCGTGCAATGATCTGTCCATTACGGATCCGTTAGTAACGGGTAACTATTATTATCTGAAAAGAAAAAAGAACAAAGCATCTGCCAATGTACATGTGGTACGCAAAGCCGGTGAGCGTTTGTGGTCGGTGAGTCAGCAATACGGCATTCAACTAAAACGACTTGAACGATACAACCCAACCTTGTCTGTAAATGAGTTGCCGGTTGGTACAACTGTGTTGTTAACATCAGCAAACCGTGTGCAAACAAATGAACTGCAAGCGGCTGCTGTTGAAGTTGAACAGGATGAATTTTTTAATTGGGCTGTAGCGCCTGAACCGGTTACGGCCAGTATTTCAAACGAGGTTTCTGCATCAGTAGTAGTAACTCCTACTTCAAAAGGTGATACAACTACAACTAAGGTCGGAGATGTTGGAGAAAAGGACAAAACCGACCAAAACAATACAAGCCCCGTTTTGGTTGAGGAGGTAAAACCTACACAGCATACCGTTGCTGCCGGTGAAACGCTTTATGCACTATCCAAACGCTACAACGTGGGTGTGATGGACCTGGTAAACTGGAATAACCTGAAGATGGAGGAGGGCATTAAACCGGGGCAGGTGTTGAAATTAACGGGCCCGGTAGAGGAAGAAACTGAAAATGATGGATTTGTGGTGTATGAGGTTCAATCATCCGACACATTATATAGTGTGGCGCGCAAATATGGGGTAACCATTAAAGAGTTGATGGATTGGAATCAGAAGAAAGACTTTTCGGTTTCTGCTGGCGAAAAGCTTCGGATTCAAGTCAAGTAA
- a CDS encoding O-methyltransferase codes for MDILQPDLQRYAEQHTSAATDLLKRIDRETHARVMMPRMLSGHLQGRLLAMLSHMIKPKSILEIGTYTGYSAICLAEGLAPGGKLITIDSNEELEDTVRSYIKEAGLEQTIDYRIGNALELVPKLTGPFDLVFIDADKENYHRYYDFVFKLVPLGGYILADNVLWSGKVLQSKPDKDTKAIQEFNEKVQHDPRVENILMPVRDGIMIARKVKE; via the coding sequence ATGGATATTCTGCAACCCGACTTACAGCGCTATGCTGAACAACATACCTCCGCTGCGACTGATCTACTGAAGCGCATCGATCGGGAAACGCATGCCCGCGTTATGATGCCGCGCATGTTGTCGGGACATTTGCAAGGCAGGTTACTGGCCATGCTCAGCCACATGATTAAGCCTAAATCCATTTTAGAGATTGGAACCTACACGGGCTATTCAGCCATTTGCCTGGCAGAGGGGTTGGCACCCGGTGGCAAGCTCATAACCATCGATAGCAATGAAGAACTGGAAGACACGGTTCGCTCCTATATAAAGGAGGCCGGGTTGGAACAGACCATCGATTACCGGATTGGTAATGCACTTGAGTTGGTACCGAAGCTAACCGGCCCGTTCGACCTGGTGTTTATTGATGCGGATAAAGAAAACTACCACCGCTATTACGATTTCGTATTCAAACTCGTACCTTTGGGTGGTTATATTCTGGCCGATAACGTGTTGTGGAGTGGCAAGGTGTTGCAGTCGAAACCCGACAAAGACACCAAGGCAATTCAGGAGTTCAATGAAAAGGTTCAACATGACCCGCGTGTTGAAAACATCCTGATGCCGGTTAGGGATGGCATTATGATTGCACGTAAGGTTAAAGAATAA